A genomic region of Ursus arctos isolate Adak ecotype North America unplaced genomic scaffold, UrsArc2.0 scaffold_8, whole genome shotgun sequence contains the following coding sequences:
- the TMEM247 gene encoding transmembrane protein 247, translated as MAAEDREMMEARGAGEMPMPPCPTFPKAVPDDPMSEGKSRASLEAEFPKPDSSYNQLEEMEACEDGGCPGPPKSPSSKASSAAKGQAGDGPELGELPPTPAAPETPATERNTEMELEKVRMEFELTRLKYLHEENERQRQHEEVMEQLQQQVTPRLFSGGLQDLLLPQNQFAMFLYCFVFIHIIYVTKEMIFFLFSKHYLFCIAAILLCLIKTLWSYF; from the exons ATGGCggcagaggacagagaaatgaTGGAAGCCCGGGGAGCAGGAGAAATGCCCATGCCCCCATGCCCAACCTTCCCCAAGGCGGTGCCTGATGACCCCATGTCTGAAGGGAAATCAAGGGCTTCTTTG GAGGCAGAGTTCCCGAAGCCAGACTCTTCCTACAACCAGCTGGAGGAGATGGAAGCTTGCGAGGACGGAGGCTGCCCAGGGCCACCCAAGTCACCGTCCTCCAAGGCCAGCTCCGCCGCCAAGGGCCAGGCGGGCGACGGACCTGAACTCGGGGAGCTGCCCCCCACGCCGGCCGCCCCCGAGACCCCGGCCACCGAGCGCAACACAGAGATGGAGCTGGAGAAGGTGCGCATGGAGTTCGAGCTCACGCGGCTTAAGTACCTGCACGAGGAGAACGAGCGCCAGCGGCAGCACGAGGAGGTGATGGAGCAGCTTCAGCAGCAGGTGACGCCCCGCCTG TTCTCGGGAGGCCTCCAGGACCTCCTGCTTCCCCAGAACCAGTTTGCCATGTTCCTGTACTGCTTCGTCTTTATACACATAATCTATGTCACCAAGGAGAtgatcttctttctcttctccaagcACTACCTGTTCTGCATTGCGGCCATTTTGCTCTGTTTGATTAAAACGTTATGGTCATACTTCTAG